The following proteins are co-located in the Siansivirga zeaxanthinifaciens CC-SAMT-1 genome:
- the recQ gene encoding DNA helicase RecQ encodes MQVNTIKDQVFLNLKNYFGYDSFRANQQDIVETVLQKRDCLVIMPTGGGKSICFQLPALSFKGVTLVISPLIALMKDQVDGLNANGIAAAYFNSSQSSEQQLAIIERVVQAEIKLLYVAPESLASLQNILSETYISCVAIDEAHCISSWGHDFRPSYQQLGFLKKTLPNIPFIALTATADKATREDIIKQLHLEDAKIFIASFDRKNIALEVRPANNRMAQIIKFINARPNQSGIIYCLSRKTTEQLSKKLKASKIPAEAYHAGLSFEKRSKVQEAFVHDKIQIVCATIAFGMGIDKSNVRWVVHYNMPKNIEGYYQEIGRAGRDGLKSHALLFHSYADVIQLQNFASGAANEAVQISKLDRMKQFTEATSCRRKILLSYFGELLGSNCGNCDVCKNPPQFFDGTIIAQKILSAIYRLKQQEAMGMIIDVLRGAQNATTISKGYQDLSTFGIGKDISWKHWQHFIIQLINQGFCEIAFHKNNALQLTKFSSYVLFKGAKVALTKPVEISEIKPLVKEKKSRVKSSETNTKSAANSLFERLKQLRYRIALEEGIPAYLVFSDATLKEIERERPLSENDFLSISGVGQRKLEVYGEEFMAEIMNFMGSKIKKPKKEDTYTVTYNLYKTGLSIEEIAVQRKLNTTTIYSHIAKLYSTGKQINLYDFVSPSDVEAVKKARTVLNAPKTLKAYFEYFNESIDYFKIRLALSIIEKETSK; translated from the coding sequence ATGCAGGTAAATACCATCAAAGACCAAGTGTTTTTAAATTTAAAAAACTACTTTGGTTACGATAGCTTTAGAGCCAATCAACAAGACATTGTTGAAACTGTGCTCCAAAAAAGAGACTGTTTGGTTATTATGCCAACGGGTGGTGGTAAATCTATTTGTTTTCAGCTTCCAGCTCTATCGTTTAAAGGTGTCACGCTGGTAATTTCGCCGCTTATTGCCTTAATGAAAGATCAGGTAGATGGACTTAATGCCAATGGTATCGCGGCCGCTTACTTTAATAGCAGTCAGAGTAGCGAACAGCAACTTGCCATTATAGAACGTGTGGTTCAGGCAGAAATAAAATTACTTTATGTGGCGCCAGAAAGCTTGGCATCGCTTCAAAATATACTTTCAGAAACCTATATAAGTTGTGTGGCTATCGACGAAGCTCATTGTATTTCGTCTTGGGGTCATGATTTTCGGCCTTCATATCAACAATTAGGATTTTTAAAAAAAACGCTTCCCAATATTCCCTTTATAGCACTTACGGCAACCGCCGATAAAGCCACACGAGAAGATATTATTAAGCAGTTACATTTAGAAGATGCTAAAATATTTATAGCATCCTTCGACCGAAAAAATATTGCATTAGAAGTACGACCGGCTAATAACCGAATGGCACAAATTATTAAGTTTATAAATGCCAGACCCAACCAATCGGGTATTATTTATTGCCTAAGCAGAAAAACCACCGAGCAGTTATCAAAAAAATTAAAAGCCAGTAAAATTCCTGCCGAAGCCTATCACGCCGGATTAAGTTTCGAAAAACGCTCTAAAGTTCAGGAGGCGTTTGTACACGATAAAATTCAAATTGTATGTGCGACCATAGCCTTTGGGATGGGCATCGATAAATCGAATGTGCGCTGGGTAGTACATTATAATATGCCAAAAAATATTGAGGGTTACTACCAGGAAATTGGCCGTGCGGGTCGCGACGGACTAAAATCGCATGCTTTATTATTTCACAGTTATGCCGATGTTATTCAGTTGCAAAACTTCGCCAGTGGTGCAGCCAACGAAGCAGTTCAAATTTCGAAATTAGACCGCATGAAACAGTTTACAGAAGCCACATCCTGCCGCCGGAAAATTTTATTGAGTTATTTTGGCGAGCTATTGGGGTCTAACTGCGGAAATTGCGATGTTTGTAAAAATCCGCCACAGTTTTTCGATGGGACTATTATTGCGCAAAAAATCCTATCGGCTATTTACCGTTTAAAGCAACAAGAAGCCATGGGAATGATTATCGATGTGTTGCGTGGTGCCCAAAACGCTACTACTATTTCGAAAGGCTACCAAGACCTTTCAACCTTCGGAATTGGTAAAGACATCTCCTGGAAACATTGGCAACATTTTATTATTCAGCTTATAAATCAGGGGTTTTGCGAAATTGCCTTTCATAAAAATAACGCATTGCAACTCACCAAATTTTCCAGTTATGTGTTGTTTAAAGGCGCTAAAGTGGCCCTTACCAAACCAGTAGAGATAAGCGAAATTAAACCGCTAGTTAAAGAGAAAAAATCCCGAGTAAAATCATCTGAAACAAACACAAAATCGGCCGCCAATAGTTTATTCGAGCGCCTCAAACAGTTGCGCTACAGAATAGCTTTAGAAGAAGGTATTCCTGCCTATTTAGTTTTTAGCGATGCCACTTTAAAAGAAATTGAACGCGAACGCCCGCTTAGCGAAAACGATTTTTTAAGTATTAGTGGAGTAGGGCAGCGTAAACTGGAAGTTTATGGCGAGGAGTTTATGGCAGAAATTATGAATTTTATGGGTTCTAAAATTAAGAAACCCAAAAAAGAAGACACCTATACCGTAACCTACAACCTCTACAAAACAGGCCTGTCTATAGAAGAAATAGCCGTACAACGCAAATTAAATACCACCACTATTTATTCGCATATCGCCAAATTATACAGCACCGGAAAGCAAATTAATTTATACGATTTTGTTTCCCCCAGCGATGTCGAAGCCGTAAAAAAAGCCAGAACCGTTTTAAATGCGCCAAAAACCTTAAAAGCCTATTTCGAATATTTTAACGAGTCTATCGATTATTTTAAAATTCGACTGGCGTTAAGCATCATCGAAAAAGAAACTTCCAAATAA